A portion of the Mycobacterium paraseoulense genome contains these proteins:
- a CDS encoding MFS transporter, giving the protein MTTTTTPESTAPVLAPPSPPRRGGHWIDDWRPEDPAFWATTGKPIARRNLIFSIFAEHVGFSVWMLWSIVVVQMTAGSHGHPSASGWALTASQALCLVAVPSGVGAFLRLPYTFAVPIFGGRNWTTISAALLLIPCVLLAWAVSHPGISFGVLVAIAATAGFGGGNFASSMANISFFYPEKDKGWALGLNAAGGNIGVAVVQKIIPPIVVAGGAVALSRAGLFYIPLAVVAAVCAFAFMNNLSEAKADVKPVLQSLRHPDTWVMSLLYIGTFGSFIGYSAAFPTLLKTVFGRGDIALTWAFLGAGIGSVIRPLGGKLADRIGGARITAVSFVMLAVGAAAALWSVNAKNLPVFFASFMFLFVATGVGNGSTYRMISRIFVIKGELAGGDPDTMVHMRRQAAGALGVISSVGAFGGFIVPLAYAWSKSQFGTIEPALRFYVGFFLALLVVTWYCYLRKKGAVARVGV; this is encoded by the coding sequence GTGACTACGACGACCACGCCAGAGTCGACCGCCCCGGTCCTTGCGCCCCCGAGCCCGCCCCGCCGGGGCGGGCACTGGATCGACGACTGGCGGCCCGAAGACCCGGCGTTCTGGGCGACGACCGGCAAGCCGATCGCTCGGCGCAACCTGATCTTCTCGATCTTCGCCGAGCACGTCGGGTTCAGCGTGTGGATGTTGTGGAGCATCGTGGTGGTCCAGATGACCGCCGGTTCCCATGGGCATCCGTCCGCGTCCGGTTGGGCGCTGACCGCCAGCCAGGCGCTGTGCCTGGTCGCCGTCCCCAGCGGGGTCGGCGCCTTCCTGCGCCTGCCCTACACCTTCGCGGTGCCGATCTTCGGCGGCCGCAACTGGACGACCATCTCGGCGGCGCTGCTGCTGATCCCGTGCGTGCTGCTGGCCTGGGCGGTCAGCCATCCCGGCATCTCGTTCGGCGTCCTGGTGGCGATCGCCGCCACCGCCGGCTTCGGCGGCGGCAACTTCGCCTCGTCGATGGCCAACATCTCGTTCTTCTACCCGGAGAAGGACAAAGGCTGGGCGCTGGGCCTGAATGCGGCCGGGGGCAACATCGGCGTGGCGGTGGTGCAGAAGATCATCCCGCCGATCGTCGTCGCCGGCGGCGCGGTGGCGCTGTCGCGCGCCGGCCTCTTCTACATCCCGCTGGCCGTGGTGGCCGCGGTGTGCGCGTTCGCATTCATGAACAACCTCTCCGAGGCGAAGGCGGACGTGAAGCCCGTCCTGCAATCGCTGCGGCATCCCGACACCTGGGTCATGTCGCTGCTCTACATCGGCACGTTCGGATCGTTCATCGGCTACTCGGCGGCCTTCCCGACCCTGCTCAAGACGGTGTTCGGCCGCGGCGACATCGCGTTGACCTGGGCATTCCTCGGCGCGGGCATCGGCTCGGTGATCCGACCGCTGGGTGGCAAGCTGGCCGACCGGATCGGTGGCGCCCGGATCACCGCCGTCAGCTTCGTCATGCTGGCCGTGGGCGCGGCGGCGGCATTGTGGTCGGTCAACGCCAAGAACCTGCCGGTGTTCTTCGCCAGCTTCATGTTCCTGTTCGTCGCGACGGGCGTCGGCAATGGCTCGACCTACCGGATGATCTCTAGGATCTTCGTGATCAAGGGGGAGCTCGCGGGCGGGGACCCGGACACCATGGTGCACATGCGCCGCCAGGCGGCGGGCGCGCTGGGCGTGATCTCGTCGGTCGGCGCCTTCGGCGGTTTCATCGTGCCGCTGGCGTACGCCTGGTCGAAGTCGCAGTTCGGCACCATCGAACCCGCGCTGCGGTTCTACGTCGGGTTCTTCCTCGCCCTGCTGGTGGTCACCTGGTACTGCTACCTGCGCAAGAAGGGCGCCGTCGCGCGGGTCGGGGTGTAG
- a CDS encoding DNA polymerase domain-containing protein, whose translation MMNMGPVSLEVAGRQVTITHPDKVVFDAHGGTGPHTKLDLVRYYLSVAEGALRGVAGRPMILKRFVKGISEEAIFQKRAPKNRPDWVDVAELHYARGTSAAEAVIHDAPGLAWAVNLGCVDLNPHPVLAGDLDHPDELRVDLDPMPGVSWRRIVDVALVAREVLEDYGLTPWPKTSGSRGFHIYARIAPRWEFRQVRLAAQTVAREVERRMPDAATSRWWKEEREGVFVDFNQNAKDRTVASAYSVRATPDARVSTPLLWDEVTDRLPEEFTIDTVPARFAAMGDPWAGMDDAVGELDRLLVLGEEMGPPERAPKGSGTADGRRRSAKPLIEIARTKTKDEALAALDTWRGRHPDAARLLQPVDVLVDGMRGPSSIWYRIRINLQHVPAGQRPPQEELIADYSPWEGYGGRQRPSR comes from the coding sequence ATGATGAACATGGGTCCGGTTTCGCTGGAGGTGGCCGGGCGTCAGGTCACGATCACCCACCCGGACAAGGTGGTGTTCGACGCTCACGGCGGCACGGGCCCGCACACCAAACTCGACCTGGTCCGCTACTACCTGTCGGTGGCCGAGGGTGCGCTGCGCGGCGTGGCCGGGCGGCCGATGATCCTGAAGCGCTTCGTCAAGGGCATCTCCGAGGAAGCAATATTCCAGAAGCGCGCGCCCAAGAACCGGCCCGACTGGGTGGACGTCGCCGAACTGCACTACGCGCGGGGCACTTCGGCCGCGGAGGCCGTCATCCACGACGCCCCCGGGCTGGCATGGGCGGTCAACCTTGGCTGCGTGGACCTCAACCCACACCCGGTGCTGGCCGGCGACCTCGACCACCCCGACGAACTGCGGGTCGACCTCGACCCGATGCCCGGAGTCTCCTGGCGGCGGATCGTCGACGTGGCGCTGGTGGCCCGCGAGGTGCTGGAGGACTACGGCCTGACCCCGTGGCCGAAGACGTCGGGGTCGCGCGGTTTCCACATCTACGCCCGGATCGCACCCCGCTGGGAATTCCGGCAGGTGCGGCTGGCCGCCCAGACCGTGGCCCGCGAGGTCGAGCGGCGGATGCCCGACGCGGCGACCAGCCGCTGGTGGAAGGAAGAGCGCGAAGGGGTGTTCGTCGACTTCAACCAGAACGCCAAGGACCGCACCGTCGCGTCGGCGTACTCGGTGCGGGCGACGCCGGACGCCCGGGTGTCGACGCCGCTGTTGTGGGACGAGGTCACCGATCGCCTCCCCGAGGAGTTCACCATCGACACCGTGCCCGCCCGGTTCGCCGCCATGGGTGACCCGTGGGCGGGGATGGACGACGCGGTCGGTGAGCTCGACCGGCTGCTGGTGCTGGGCGAGGAGATGGGGCCCCCGGAGCGGGCGCCGAAGGGATCCGGCACGGCCGACGGCCGGCGCCGGTCGGCGAAGCCCCTCATCGAGATCGCCCGCACCAAGACCAAGGACGAGGCGCTGGCCGCGCTGGACACCTGGCGCGGCCGCCACCCGGACGCCGCTCGCCTGCTGCAACCGGTCGACGTCCTGGTCGACGGCATGCGCGGGCCGAGTTCGATCTGGTACCGGATCCGGATCAACCTGCAGCACGTGCCGGCGGGTCAACGACCGCCGCAGGAAGAGCTGATCGCCGACTACAGCCCCTGGGAAGGGTACGGGGGCAGGCAGAGGCCGTCGCGCTGA
- the fadD2 gene encoding long-chain-fatty-acid--CoA ligase FadD2: MPNLIGLPGQAVAKVQQYLERGSAELHYVRKIFEAGAFRLEPPQNYAAMATDIYKWGEFGMLPSLNARRHPDRAACIDEEGEFTFKELDDAAHAVANGLHEMGVKGGDGVAILARNTRWFLIAYFGAARVGARIILLNSEFSGPQIKEVAEREGAKLIIYDDEYTKAVSKAEPELGFLRALGTNPDADEPSGSKDETLADLIERSSKSPAPKASKHSSIIILTSGTTGTPKGANRSTPPTLAPIGGILSHVPFKANEVTSLPAPMFHALGFLHGTIAMFLGSTLVLRRKFKPPLVLEDIEKHKVTAMVVVPVMLSRILDAVEKMDKKPDLSSLRIVFISGSQLGAELASRALKDLGPVIYNMYGSTEIAFATIAGPQDLERNAATVGPVVKGVKVKILDDNGKERPQGEVGRIFVGNAFPFEGYTGGGHKQIIDGLMSSGDVGYFDEHGLLYVSGRDDEMIVSGGENVFPAEVEDLISGHPEVVEATAIGVEDKEWGHRLRAFVVKKDGSGVDEDTIKHYVRDHLARYKVPREVVFLEELPRNPTGKILKRELREMEVD, translated from the coding sequence ATGCCTAATCTGATCGGCCTGCCCGGGCAGGCGGTTGCCAAGGTCCAGCAATACCTGGAGCGCGGCTCAGCCGAATTGCACTACGTGCGCAAGATCTTCGAAGCGGGCGCCTTCCGGCTCGAACCGCCGCAGAACTACGCCGCGATGGCCACCGACATCTACAAGTGGGGCGAGTTCGGCATGCTGCCGTCGCTGAACGCCAGGCGCCACCCCGACCGCGCCGCCTGCATCGACGAAGAGGGCGAGTTCACCTTCAAAGAACTCGACGACGCCGCCCACGCGGTGGCGAACGGCCTGCACGAGATGGGCGTCAAGGGTGGCGACGGCGTGGCCATCCTGGCGCGCAACACGCGCTGGTTCCTCATCGCCTACTTCGGGGCCGCCCGGGTCGGGGCCCGCATCATCCTGCTCAACAGCGAGTTCTCCGGGCCGCAGATCAAGGAGGTGGCCGAGCGCGAGGGCGCGAAGCTGATCATCTACGACGACGAGTACACCAAGGCGGTCAGCAAGGCCGAGCCGGAACTGGGCTTCCTGCGCGCCCTGGGCACCAACCCGGACGCCGACGAGCCGTCGGGCAGCAAGGACGAGACGCTGGCCGACCTGATCGAGCGCAGCAGCAAGTCGCCCGCCCCGAAGGCGAGCAAGCACTCGTCGATCATCATCCTGACCAGCGGCACCACCGGCACCCCCAAGGGCGCGAACCGCAGCACCCCACCGACGCTGGCGCCCATCGGGGGCATCCTGTCGCACGTGCCGTTCAAGGCCAACGAGGTGACCTCGCTGCCCGCACCGATGTTCCACGCGCTGGGTTTTCTGCACGGCACCATCGCGATGTTCCTGGGCTCCACCCTGGTGCTGCGGCGCAAATTCAAGCCGCCGCTGGTGCTCGAGGACATCGAGAAGCACAAGGTGACCGCCATGGTGGTGGTGCCGGTGATGCTGTCGCGGATCCTCGACGCGGTCGAAAAGATGGACAAGAAGCCGGATCTGTCCAGCCTGAGGATCGTCTTCATCTCGGGCTCGCAGCTGGGGGCCGAGCTGGCCAGCCGCGCGTTGAAGGACCTGGGCCCGGTCATCTACAACATGTACGGCTCGACCGAGATCGCGTTCGCGACCATCGCCGGACCGCAGGACCTGGAACGCAACGCGGCCACGGTCGGCCCGGTGGTCAAGGGCGTCAAGGTCAAGATCCTCGACGACAACGGCAAGGAGCGGCCGCAGGGCGAGGTCGGGCGGATCTTCGTGGGCAACGCCTTCCCGTTCGAGGGCTACACCGGCGGCGGACACAAGCAGATCATCGACGGCCTGATGTCCTCCGGCGACGTCGGCTACTTCGACGAGCACGGCCTGCTCTATGTCAGCGGCCGCGACGACGAGATGATCGTCTCCGGCGGCGAGAACGTGTTCCCCGCGGAGGTCGAGGACCTGATCAGCGGGCACCCCGAGGTGGTCGAGGCGACCGCGATCGGCGTCGAGGACAAGGAATGGGGCCACCGGCTGCGCGCCTTCGTGGTGAAGAAGGACGGCTCCGGCGTCGACGAGGACACCATCAAGCACTACGTCCGCGACCACCTGGCGCGCTACAAGGTGCCGCGCGAGGTGGTCTTCCTCGAGGAGCTGCCGCGCAACCCGACGGGCAAGATCCTCAAGCGCGAGCTGCGCGAGATGGAGGTCGACTAG
- a CDS encoding ATPase, which produces MNFNPSQIGPRAGTFRGPAPSAAPAGDAAPTERLTGLAQQAAPRMVGQPAPNQAGRVQRTRRTVDLPAATHRALDIWQREAADRLGVARVTGQEVLTALIDQLLVDPKLAAQITRAIKDRR; this is translated from the coding sequence GTGAACTTCAACCCCAGCCAGATCGGACCCCGCGCCGGAACGTTCCGGGGTCCCGCGCCGTCCGCCGCGCCGGCGGGAGACGCCGCGCCGACCGAGCGCCTCACCGGGCTCGCGCAGCAGGCCGCCCCGCGGATGGTCGGCCAGCCGGCGCCGAACCAGGCGGGACGGGTTCAGCGGACGCGGCGCACCGTCGACCTGCCGGCGGCCACCCACCGGGCCCTGGACATCTGGCAGCGGGAGGCGGCCGACCGCCTGGGAGTCGCCCGGGTGACCGGACAAGAGGTGCTCACCGCGCTCATCGACCAGCTCCTGGTCGACCCCAAGCTCGCGGCCCAGATCACCCGCGCCATCAAAGACCGGCGCTGA